A genomic stretch from Pararhizobium sp. IMCC21322 includes:
- a CDS encoding SDR family NAD(P)-dependent oxidoreductase — MSEITPTLRDPLSMFQVKDKVAIITGASGAFGRACALTLGSLGAKLVLVSGSEAELAAVLAEVKDVGGDAVTIKRRPNSLEDAEAIRDFALETYGRIDQLVIASGYNKAGFIQDMDYEDWQAVMDANVRGAWFMAKAVGSYWIENAIKGKMLMMSSVRGRHGNVSGYTAYCTSKGGSDALTRVLATEWGQYGITVNSIAPTVFRSKLTAWMWSDDPVGQATRKRSLARIPLGRLGEAEDLMGMALYLLSPASDFCTGQIMYVDGGFTAG; from the coding sequence ATGAGCGAGATCACCCCGACCCTGCGTGACCCGCTTTCCATGTTTCAGGTGAAAGACAAGGTCGCTATCATCACTGGTGCATCCGGTGCCTTTGGCCGCGCCTGCGCCCTGACCCTTGGATCTTTGGGCGCCAAGCTTGTGCTGGTGTCTGGCTCTGAAGCGGAACTGGCTGCCGTGCTGGCTGAAGTAAAAGACGTCGGCGGCGACGCTGTTACCATCAAACGTCGGCCCAATTCACTGGAAGACGCAGAAGCCATTCGTGATTTCGCTCTGGAAACCTATGGCCGCATTGACCAGTTGGTGATTGCATCCGGCTACAACAAGGCCGGTTTTATCCAGGACATGGATTACGAAGACTGGCAGGCGGTCATGGATGCCAATGTGCGCGGCGCCTGGTTTATGGCCAAGGCGGTCGGCAGTTACTGGATTGAAAACGCGATCAAAGGCAAGATGCTGATGATGTCGTCGGTTCGCGGACGCCATGGCAATGTCTCCGGCTACACTGCCTATTGCACGTCCAAGGGTGGATCGGATGCGCTGACCCGTGTGTTGGCCACTGAATGGGGGCAATATGGCATCACCGTCAATTCCATTGCACCAACCGTCTTCCGCTCCAAACTGACAGCGTGGATGTGGAGCGATGATCCGGTGGGACAGGCAACACGCAAACGTTCACTAGCGCGTATTCCACTTGGCCGGTTGGGCGAAGCGGAAGATTTGATGGGTATGGCGCTGTATCTGCTCTCGCCTGCCTCCGATTTCTGTACCGGCCAGATCATGTATGTGGACGGTGGATTCACAGCGGGATAG